The Sulfurimonas lithotrophica genome includes a region encoding these proteins:
- a CDS encoding acetyl-CoA carboxylase biotin carboxylase subunit, whose amino-acid sequence MEKISKILIANRGEIALRIIRACKELEIKSVVIFSEEDVNGVWVAKADECYPIVGNSVDAYLKYNKIIDIAKKTKCDAIHPGYGFLSESAEFAQECEDNSLIFIGPKPQHIELFGDKMASKEAMKKVGVPVVEGINTPITDMDEGKKIAQKIGYPIIIKAAFGGGGRGMRIVHFADDFANMFESATNESIKYFGKGDVFIEKYVQNPRHIEIQVVADKYGNVLHLGERDCSIQRRHQKVIEITPSPLLNDEVRQRLCKISVDAMKKLGYESVGTVEFLVDERDEVYFIEMNTRVQVEHPVTEIVTGVDIIQRMIEIAAGDKLKYTQEQIQFRGYAIEFRINSEDPQNNFFPTTGTVKKYLTPGGPGVRLDTSLYSGYTLPTCYDSMLGKLIVWALDWKGAVAKARRALDEFHIEGFKTNIPLHREIVIDESFKNGEFDTGYLDTNMDRFNMDAQSSISSEEEKTLKLAEMVKQIKENNLVSLQNNFTLY is encoded by the coding sequence ATAGCTAACAGGGGGGAGATAGCTCTTAGAATTATACGTGCGTGTAAAGAACTCGAAATAAAATCAGTTGTGATTTTTTCTGAGGAAGATGTAAACGGAGTATGGGTCGCAAAAGCCGATGAGTGTTATCCGATAGTCGGAAACAGTGTAGATGCATACCTAAAATACAACAAAATAATCGATATAGCAAAAAAAACAAAGTGTGATGCTATTCATCCGGGTTACGGTTTTTTATCCGAGAGTGCAGAGTTTGCACAAGAGTGTGAAGATAACTCTCTAATATTTATAGGACCTAAGCCGCAACATATAGAACTCTTTGGTGACAAAATGGCCTCTAAAGAAGCTATGAAAAAAGTAGGTGTCCCGGTTGTTGAGGGTATAAACACCCCTATAACAGATATGGATGAAGGTAAAAAAATAGCACAGAAAATAGGCTATCCTATAATTATAAAAGCGGCATTCGGAGGAGGTGGACGCGGTATGAGGATCGTTCACTTTGCTGATGATTTTGCAAATATGTTTGAATCTGCTACAAACGAATCTATCAAGTACTTTGGAAAAGGTGACGTGTTTATAGAAAAATATGTTCAAAATCCTAGACATATTGAGATTCAAGTTGTTGCAGATAAGTACGGGAATGTACTTCATTTAGGTGAAAGAGATTGTTCAATTCAGCGTCGTCATCAAAAAGTTATCGAGATAACGCCATCCCCGCTTTTAAATGATGAAGTTAGACAAAGACTTTGTAAAATCTCGGTAGATGCTATGAAAAAACTCGGATATGAGAGTGTAGGAACTGTTGAGTTCTTAGTAGATGAGAGAGATGAGGTCTATTTTATAGAGATGAATACCAGAGTTCAGGTTGAACATCCCGTTACAGAAATAGTTACGGGAGTTGACATAATCCAGAGAATGATAGAGATAGCTGCCGGAGATAAACTAAAATATACACAAGAGCAGATTCAGTTTAGAGGATATGCGATAGAGTTTAGAATCAACTCAGAAGATCCTCAAAACAACTTTTTCCCGACTACCGGAACCGTAAAAAAATATCTAACTCCGGGAGGTCCCGGCGTGAGGCTTGATACAAGTCTTTACAGCGGTTATACATTGCCAACTTGCTATGACTCTATGCTTGGAAAACTGATTGTTTGGGCATTAGACTGGAAGGGTGCAGTTGCAAAGGCAAGACGTGCACTTGATGAGTTCCATATAGAAGGTTTTAAAACAAATATACCTCTTCATAGAGAGATTGTAATAGATGAGAGTTTTAAAAATGGGGAATTCGATACAGGCTATTTAGATACGAATATGGATAGATTTAATATGGATGCACAAAGTTCAATTTCAAGCGAGGAGGAAAAAACACTTAAACTAGCAGAGATGGTTAAACAAATAAAAGAAAATAACTTAGTGTCACTCCAAAATAATTTCACTCTATACTAA
- the nifE gene encoding nitrogenase iron-molybdenum cofactor biosynthesis protein NifE — MVNKKLIRELLNESACSHNDKKKSSCDKPKPGATSGGCAFEGAQIALFPYADAVHLVHAPATCQGASWETRATPTSYKGENNTVTGYYTDVTTNDVIFGGDQKLEDSIEYVITHKNPKAVFVYETCVTAMIGDDIDNVCKRMQERHDLPVVVVHSPGFVGSKNLGSRLGGEAVLNQLIGTREPKEIHPYGINLIGEYNVTGDMWQYTPILERIGIKVVSTLAGDGRIEDIQTAHRAKLNVIVCAKSLVTLTRKMQERYDIPYISVSFYGKRDTTNAIRSIVNAFGDEELSKRAEKIIAEEEAKLEEALIPYRKILNGKKAILNTGGNKSWSIASALQDIGIDVVATSIRKATLEDIEIAKSYVDILMKVPANEQAQLIDEHNVDILLAGGRSLYTAIKKKVAFVDVNQEKKVSYGAYDGLENLAKDVCAAVNNPVFKVVGEAAPWE; from the coding sequence ATGGTAAATAAAAAACTAATTCGTGAACTTCTTAATGAATCGGCTTGTTCACACAATGATAAAAAGAAAAGCTCGTGTGATAAACCAAAACCGGGAGCTACAAGCGGTGGTTGTGCGTTTGAGGGTGCACAAATCGCACTTTTTCCATATGCAGATGCCGTGCATCTGGTACATGCACCTGCTACTTGTCAGGGGGCTTCTTGGGAAACAAGGGCTACACCGACAAGTTATAAAGGCGAGAACAATACAGTAACGGGATACTACACTGATGTTACGACTAACGATGTAATATTCGGCGGAGACCAAAAACTAGAAGATTCCATAGAGTATGTTATTACACACAAAAATCCTAAGGCTGTATTTGTGTACGAGACCTGTGTAACCGCCATGATAGGTGACGATATAGACAATGTTTGCAAACGTATGCAAGAGCGTCATGACCTGCCTGTCGTAGTCGTACACTCACCCGGTTTTGTAGGCAGTAAAAACTTAGGAAGCCGTCTTGGCGGTGAAGCAGTTTTAAACCAGTTGATCGGTACTCGTGAACCAAAAGAGATTCACCCATATGGAATCAACCTAATCGGTGAATATAACGTAACTGGCGATATGTGGCAATACACTCCGATTTTAGAACGTATAGGTATAAAAGTAGTTTCCACTTTGGCGGGTGATGGACGCATAGAAGATATACAAACTGCACATAGAGCTAAGTTAAACGTAATAGTTTGTGCAAAATCTTTGGTTACATTGACTAGAAAGATGCAAGAGCGTTACGACATACCTTACATTTCTGTATCTTTTTATGGAAAACGTGACACAACAAATGCAATTCGCTCAATCGTAAACGCTTTTGGAGATGAAGAGTTAAGCAAACGTGCTGAAAAGATAATAGCAGAGGAGGAAGCTAAACTAGAAGAGGCTTTAATCCCTTACAGAAAAATACTAAATGGTAAAAAAGCCATTTTAAATACGGGTGGAAACAAGTCTTGGTCTATAGCATCTGCACTTCAGGACATCGGGATTGATGTTGTAGCTACAAGCATTAGAAAAGCTACCTTAGAAGATATAGAGATTGCAAAAAGTTATGTAGATATTTTAATGAAAGTACCTGCGAACGAACAGGCACAGCTTATAGATGAGCACAATGTGGATATTTTATTGGCAGGTGGTAGAAGTCTATATACTGCTATTAAGAAAAAAGTAGCCTTTGTTGATGTTAACCAAGAGAAAAAAGTTAGCTACGGAGCTTATGACGGTCTTGAGAATCTTGCAAAAGACGTATGTGCAGCCGTTAACAACCCTGTATTTAAGGTTGTAGGTGAAGCTGCACCTTGGGAATAA
- the cowN gene encoding N(2)-fixation sustaining protein CowN: MECVKDRYVTFSNIDCYENAALVLDAMNELFELEPDSKNSLWINFMKKIPQNYREEFKKGDEFDTLYLVCANVFYIYDLFEDFEFEKGLEVLEQVELECC; encoded by the coding sequence ATGGAGTGTGTAAAAGACAGATATGTAACATTTAGCAATATTGATTGTTATGAAAATGCAGCACTTGTGTTAGATGCTATGAATGAGTTGTTTGAACTAGAACCTGATTCAAAAAACAGTTTATGGATTAACTTTATGAAAAAAATACCACAGAACTACAGAGAAGAGTTTAAAAAAGGTGATGAGTTTGATACGCTTTATTTAGTATGTGCAAACGTATTTTATATATATGACCTATTTGAAGATTTTGAATTTGAAAAAGGTCTTGAAGTATTAGAACAAGTCGAGTTAGAGTGTTGTTAG
- a CDS encoding NifU family protein, translating to MEHREALKAYKNKDFERAMSIWEEEVKHKNDQAMTNIGLMYLKGEGVAKDFTKAREWFEKASEYGNDSANYNLALMYQTKLGVDEDQDAAVDYFRRAVEKNHQGANFRLGLLLLKDRTEPQKVKEGFECMLNAAKSGHPMALAQMGGVDQEPNTAVEPNNMFRSYSKEKQLEVIEDAIDRYIRPILIKDGGNITILDYINEPEIEIRLAYQGNCAGCSMASTSTYGIIMDTLSQVIDENIRLYVI from the coding sequence ATGGAACATCGCGAAGCATTAAAAGCATATAAAAACAAAGATTTTGAGAGAGCTATGAGTATTTGGGAAGAAGAAGTTAAACATAAAAACGATCAAGCCATGACAAATATAGGTTTGATGTACCTAAAAGGCGAGGGTGTAGCTAAAGACTTTACTAAAGCCAGAGAGTGGTTTGAAAAAGCAAGTGAATACGGAAATGACTCTGCAAACTATAACTTGGCACTTATGTATCAGACTAAACTCGGAGTTGATGAAGACCAAGATGCAGCGGTTGATTACTTTAGACGTGCAGTAGAGAAAAACCATCAGGGTGCAAACTTTAGACTGGGACTTTTACTTTTAAAAGACAGAACAGAACCTCAAAAAGTAAAAGAGGGTTTTGAGTGTATGTTAAATGCCGCAAAATCCGGTCACCCTATGGCACTTGCTCAGATGGGCGGTGTAGATCAAGAACCAAATACGGCTGTCGAACCTAATAATATGTTTCGTTCATATTCAAAAGAGAAACAGCTTGAAGTAATCGAAGATGCAATAGATAGATACATAAGACCGATTCTTATTAAAGATGGTGGAAATATAACTATACTAGATTATATAAATGAGCCTGAGATTGAGATTAGACTTGCTTATCAGGGTAACTGTGCAGGTTGTTCTATGGCATCTACGAGTACTTACGGAATCATTATGGATACTCTCTCACAAGTTATAGATGAGAACATCAGGTTGTACGTAATATGA
- a CDS encoding NifB/NifX family molybdenum-iron cluster-binding protein, whose translation MIKIAFASKDGKHVNEHFGWCEKFYIYGVNEDSYDLLKEVDSSQKHEAEIDKLEYKIECIDNSDILYVTRIGPKAANMVKYAGTYPMKSASENEKIEDVLKSMQKLISDNPPLWLKRILLK comes from the coding sequence ATGATTAAGATAGCTTTTGCATCTAAAGACGGTAAACATGTAAACGAGCACTTTGGATGGTGTGAGAAATTTTATATATACGGTGTAAATGAAGATAGTTATGACTTATTAAAAGAGGTTGACTCTTCACAAAAGCATGAAGCCGAAATTGATAAGCTGGAGTATAAAATAGAGTGCATAGACAACAGTGATATTTTATATGTAACACGTATTGGCCCTAAAGCTGCAAATATGGTTAAATATGCAGGCACATACCCTATGAAATCTGCAAGCGAAAATGAAAAAATAGAAGACGTACTTAAATCTATGCAAAAACTTATCAGTGATAATCCTCCGCTTTGGTTAAAAAGGATACTTTTAAAATGA
- a CDS encoding nitrogen fixation protein NifQ — translation MSEDIKVLEAKVANLLQFFAKDDYSKNKVAPHIAKVSLEMNHLYQDLGFKSRVEMGKYMSEHFPKLSRMKPKETLWKKYLYDLILETAPACAECRDQDTCFACRV, via the coding sequence ATGAGTGAAGATATAAAGGTGCTAGAAGCTAAGGTTGCAAACCTTTTACAGTTTTTTGCAAAAGATGATTACAGCAAAAACAAAGTAGCACCGCATATTGCAAAGGTCTCGTTAGAGATGAACCATCTCTATCAGGATTTGGGTTTTAAAAGTCGCGTTGAGATGGGAAAGTATATGAGTGAACATTTTCCAAAACTTAGCCGTATGAAACCAAAAGAGACATTATGGAAAAAGTATCTTTATGATTTGATTTTAGAGACTGCTCCTGCATGTGCCGAGTGCAGGGACCAAGATACATGTTTTGCATGTAGAGTATAA
- a CDS encoding NifS family cysteine desulfurase → MQVYLDNNATTKVDEKVFEEMKPFFCEVYGNPNSLHSFGSSTHKKMLEALDYLYEGINAADEDDIIITANATEANNWVIKSVWLDKILDGEKNHIVTSEVEHPAITAACNFLEKKGVEVTYLNVNEEGILDAEAVKKAIREDTALVSIMWANNETGKIFPVKEIGAVCREKGVLFHSDATQAIGKVEVDVQDANVDMISFSAHKFHGPKGVGGLYIKKGVELSPYMHGGEQMDGRRAGTVDVASMIGMGKAMHLATNTMAIAYEKNHVGMLRDKLENAILKIPDTIVIGGRENRTPNTTLISIKGVEGESMLWDLNQNGIAASTGSACASEDLEANPVMNAFGSDSELAHTGIRFSLSRFNNEEQIDYAIEHIKKAVERLRNISSSYAYTPKSHESGL, encoded by the coding sequence ATGCAGGTTTATTTAGATAATAACGCAACGACAAAAGTAGATGAAAAAGTTTTTGAAGAGATGAAACCGTTTTTTTGTGAGGTTTACGGAAACCCAAACTCACTTCATAGTTTTGGCTCAAGCACACATAAAAAGATGCTTGAAGCACTTGACTATTTGTATGAAGGTATAAATGCCGCAGATGAAGATGATATTATCATAACGGCTAACGCTACAGAGGCAAATAACTGGGTTATAAAAAGCGTCTGGCTGGATAAGATACTAGACGGCGAGAAAAACCATATAGTGACAAGCGAAGTTGAACATCCTGCAATAACGGCGGCTTGTAATTTTTTAGAGAAAAAAGGTGTAGAAGTAACTTACCTGAATGTAAATGAAGAGGGTATCTTGGATGCAGAAGCTGTAAAGAAGGCTATAAGAGAGGATACTGCTTTAGTATCTATTATGTGGGCAAACAATGAGACTGGAAAAATCTTCCCCGTAAAAGAGATAGGTGCCGTATGTAGAGAAAAAGGTGTGTTGTTTCACTCAGATGCTACGCAGGCTATAGGTAAAGTCGAAGTTGACGTTCAAGATGCAAACGTAGATATGATTAGTTTTTCGGCTCATAAATTTCACGGACCAAAAGGTGTCGGCGGGCTTTATATTAAAAAAGGTGTAGAGCTTAGTCCGTATATGCACGGTGGTGAACAGATGGACGGCAGGCGTGCGGGTACTGTAGATGTTGCGAGTATGATTGGTATGGGAAAGGCTATGCATCTGGCTACAAATACTATGGCAATAGCTTATGAGAAAAATCATGTCGGGATGTTAAGAGACAAGTTGGAAAATGCAATTTTGAAGATACCTGACACAATTGTAATAGGTGGACGTGAAAACCGTACCCCAAATACAACTCTAATCTCTATAAAAGGCGTAGAGGGTGAATCTATGCTTTGGGATCTGAACCAAAACGGAATCGCGGCATCTACGGGTTCGGCTTGTGCAAGTGAGGACTTGGAAGCAAACCCAGTTATGAATGCATTTGGAAGCGACAGTGAACTTGCACATACGGGAATAAGATTTTCACTTAGCCGTTTTAATAATGAAGAGCAGATAGATTATGCGATAGAACATATTAAAAAAGCGGTTGAGCGTCTGCGTAATATTTCAAGTTCGTATGCATATACGCCAAAAAGCCACGAAAGCGGATTATAA
- a CDS encoding iron-sulfur cluster assembly scaffold protein produces MAKGSLVSGSIWDEYSSTVVDRMNNPQHQGHITEEEAEAMNAKLIVADFGAESCGDAVRLYWAVEKDTDKIIGSKFKSFGCGTAIASSDIMTELCMGKTVDEAVKITNIDVEKAMRDNPNTPAVPPQKMHCSVMAYDVIKKAAATYKGVDMESFENEFIVCECARVSYDTLVEVIKLNDLKSIEEITDYTKAGAFCKSCIEPGGHEAKDIYLVDILRDTIAEMEKEKLVEAANTAPDEKPNFASMSLVQKTRAVDAVVEEYVRPMLVMDGGDMEVVDIKENDAFHDIYIKYLGACSTCSTGSTGTLYAIESTLKQNLDDNIRVMPI; encoded by the coding sequence ATGGCAAAAGGTAGTTTAGTAAGCGGATCGATTTGGGATGAGTACAGCAGTACAGTTGTAGATAGGATGAATAATCCCCAACACCAAGGACATATTACGGAAGAGGAAGCAGAAGCTATGAATGCAAAGCTTATAGTGGCTGACTTTGGAGCTGAGAGCTGTGGAGATGCAGTTCGTCTTTACTGGGCGGTTGAAAAAGATACTGACAAAATTATAGGTTCAAAATTTAAAAGTTTCGGCTGTGGTACTGCTATAGCATCTAGTGATATTATGACTGAATTATGTATGGGTAAGACGGTAGATGAAGCTGTGAAAATTACAAATATAGATGTGGAAAAAGCTATGCGTGATAATCCAAATACTCCTGCAGTACCGCCTCAAAAGATGCACTGTTCTGTTATGGCTTACGATGTTATAAAAAAAGCTGCAGCTACATACAAAGGTGTAGATATGGAAAGCTTTGAGAATGAGTTTATAGTTTGTGAGTGTGCAAGGGTTTCATACGATACTTTGGTTGAGGTTATTAAACTAAACGATTTAAAAAGTATAGAAGAGATAACGGATTATACAAAAGCGGGTGCATTTTGTAAATCGTGTATAGAGCCTGGTGGACACGAAGCTAAAGATATCTACTTAGTTGATATTTTAAGAGACACAATAGCCGAGATGGAAAAAGAGAAGTTAGTTGAAGCTGCAAATACAGCTCCTGATGAGAAACCAAACTTTGCATCTATGAGTCTTGTTCAAAAAACTCGTGCAGTAGATGCCGTAGTTGAAGAGTATGTACGTCCGATGCTTGTAATGGACGGTGGAGATATGGAAGTTGTAGATATAAAAGAAAATGATGCGTTCCATGATATCTATATAAAATACTTAGGAGCGTGTTCAACTTGTTCAACGGGCTCAACCGGTACCCTTTACGCTATAGAATCTACGCTAAAACAAAACCTTGATGATAACATCAGGGTAATGCCTATTTAA
- a CDS encoding cytochrome b/b6 domain-containing protein has product MKYSISFRIWHWLNAIVVLGLLGTVFLRKTFLSWRTNSEILMDKLFDMDIEITLEQAKILAKAIRAGMWEWHIILGYALVFLIVYRIVLYFKDSSIRESFSSLTPHKKAVHILYYIIYATLIFMSISGFMIHFYQDLGLSKEAAHDIKEIHEFVFNIIMYFVPIHIAGVIIADNTEEKGLVSSMINGKEC; this is encoded by the coding sequence ATGAAGTACTCAATATCTTTTCGCATCTGGCACTGGCTAAACGCAATAGTTGTCTTAGGATTACTCGGGACAGTATTTTTACGCAAAACTTTTTTAAGCTGGAGGACAAACTCCGAAATACTTATGGACAAACTTTTCGATATGGACATTGAGATAACTCTCGAACAGGCAAAAATTTTGGCAAAAGCTATTCGTGCAGGTATGTGGGAGTGGCATATCATACTTGGTTATGCTCTTGTTTTTTTGATTGTTTACAGAATAGTTTTATATTTTAAGGATTCTTCTATAAGGGAGAGTTTTAGCTCTTTAACTCCTCACAAAAAAGCCGTTCATATTTTATACTATATTATTTATGCGACCCTTATCTTTATGAGTATCTCCGGTTTTATGATTCATTTTTATCAGGATTTAGGACTCTCAAAAGAAGCGGCACACGATATCAAAGAGATTCATGAGTTTGTGTTTAACATCATCATGTACTTTGTACCGATTCATATAGCGGGAGTTATTATCGCCGATAATACCGAAGAAAAAGGCTTGGTATCTTCAATGATAAACGGCAAAGAGTGTTAA
- the katG gene encoding catalase/peroxidase HPI, with protein sequence MFDNTKLTKHTSASGTSNKDWWPNQLNLDILSQHSTKNNPMDEDFNYAKEFESLNLEEVKKDLEKVMTTSQDWWPADFGHYGPLFIRMAWHSAGTYRTADGRGGGSNGNQRFAPLNSWPDNINLDKARRLIWPVKQKYGRKISWADLMILAGNVALESMGFKTFGFGGGREDIWESEKDIYWGMEKDWLDDKRYANEHENLENPLAAVQMGLIYVNPEGPNGNPDPLEAAKDIRDTFARMAMNDEETVALIAGGHSFGKTHGAGDASHVGPEPEAASIEEQGFGWKSSYGSGKGADTISSGLEVTWTSTPTKWSNNFFWNLFGYDWELTKSPAGAHQWIPKHGAGKDAIPDAFDSAKHHAPSMLTTDLSLRYDPEYEKISRHFYLHPEDFTEAFSRAWFKLTHRDMGPRCRYLGDEVPNEELIWQDPIPSLDHELVNEQDISLLKSKIILSGLSIGELVSTAWASASTYRDSDKRGGANGARIRFEPQRDWKVNKPDQLLKVLDILKDIKKEFDESQSGNKKVSLADMIVLGGCAGIEKAAENAGYKITVPFLAGRMDALASQTDVKSFEVLEPVSDGFRNYQKTKYSVPTEELLVDKAQLLSLSAPEMTVLVGGMRMLNTNVDDNGYGVFTDRTETLTNDFFVNLLDMSTEWKVSPDKDDIYEGHDRSSGEIKYKATRIDLIFGSNSQLRAIAEVYASSDAKEKFIKDFVSAWTKVMNLDRFDLK encoded by the coding sequence ATGTTTGATAATACGAAACTTACAAAACACACTTCAGCTAGCGGTACTTCAAATAAGGACTGGTGGCCAAATCAGTTAAATCTTGATATTTTATCTCAACACTCTACTAAAAATAATCCTATGGATGAAGATTTTAACTATGCCAAAGAGTTTGAATCACTAAATCTTGAAGAAGTAAAAAAAGACCTTGAAAAAGTAATGACGACTTCTCAAGATTGGTGGCCTGCTGATTTTGGTCATTATGGACCTTTATTTATTCGTATGGCTTGGCATAGTGCAGGTACATACCGTACAGCCGATGGTCGAGGCGGCGGTAGCAACGGAAACCAACGCTTTGCACCTCTAAACAGCTGGCCTGATAATATAAACCTTGATAAAGCACGCAGACTTATTTGGCCCGTAAAACAAAAGTACGGTCGTAAAATTTCATGGGCAGATTTGATGATATTGGCAGGGAACGTAGCATTAGAGTCTATGGGTTTTAAGACATTCGGTTTTGGCGGTGGACGTGAAGATATTTGGGAGAGTGAAAAAGATATCTACTGGGGTATGGAGAAAGACTGGTTAGATGACAAGCGGTATGCTAACGAACATGAAAATCTCGAAAACCCCCTTGCAGCTGTTCAGATGGGTTTAATATATGTAAACCCTGAAGGTCCTAACGGGAATCCCGACCCTTTAGAAGCAGCCAAAGATATCCGTGATACTTTTGCAAGAATGGCTATGAACGATGAAGAAACGGTAGCCCTGATAGCAGGTGGTCATAGCTTTGGTAAGACACATGGTGCAGGAGATGCATCTCATGTAGGTCCAGAACCCGAAGCTGCATCTATAGAGGAACAGGGCTTTGGCTGGAAAAGCAGTTACGGCAGCGGAAAAGGAGCTGATACCATATCAAGCGGATTAGAGGTTACTTGGACTTCCACACCTACAAAATGGAGCAATAACTTTTTTTGGAATCTGTTTGGTTATGATTGGGAGCTTACTAAAAGTCCTGCAGGTGCACATCAGTGGATACCAAAACACGGTGCAGGAAAAGATGCTATACCTGATGCATTTGATTCTGCAAAGCATCATGCCCCGTCTATGCTTACAACAGATTTGTCTCTGCGTTATGATCCGGAATATGAAAAAATTTCAAGACATTTTTATTTGCACCCTGAAGATTTTACAGAAGCATTTTCTCGTGCATGGTTTAAACTTACCCACCGTGATATGGGACCGCGTTGTCGTTACCTTGGAGATGAAGTGCCAAACGAAGAGCTTATTTGGCAAGACCCGATTCCTTCTTTAGACCATGAACTTGTAAATGAGCAAGATATATCTTTATTAAAATCTAAAATAATCTTATCTGGATTAAGTATAGGGGAACTTGTCTCAACTGCATGGGCTAGTGCATCTACCTATAGAGATTCCGATAAACGCGGTGGAGCAAACGGTGCTCGTATTCGTTTTGAACCACAAAGAGATTGGAAGGTAAACAAACCTGACCAACTCTTAAAAGTTTTGGATATATTAAAAGATATTAAAAAAGAGTTTGATGAATCTCAATCAGGAAATAAAAAAGTATCTTTGGCTGATATGATTGTGTTAGGCGGATGCGCGGGTATTGAAAAAGCAGCTGAAAATGCAGGATATAAAATTACAGTCCCTTTTTTGGCAGGTCGTATGGATGCCTTGGCCTCACAAACAGATGTAAAATCGTTTGAAGTTTTAGAACCCGTTTCTGATGGTTTTAGAAATTATCAAAAAACAAAATACTCAGTACCGACTGAAGAATTATTAGTTGACAAAGCTCAGCTTTTGTCATTGAGTGCTCCTGAGATGACAGTCCTTGTAGGTGGTATGCGTATGTTAAATACAAATGTGGATGACAACGGATATGGAGTATTTACGGATAGAACTGAGACATTGACAAACGATTTTTTTGTAAACCTACTTGATATGTCAACCGAGTGGAAAGTTAGTCCTGATAAAGATGATATATATGAAGGGCATGATCGTTCAAGTGGCGAGATAAAATATAAAGCTACAAGAATAGACTTGATATTTGGTTCAAACTCTCAACTCCGTGCTATAGCTGAAGTTTATGCAAGCTCAGATGCAAAAGAGAAATTTATAAAAGACTTTGTATCTGCATGGACAAAAGTTATGAATCTCGACAGATTTGATTTAAAATGA
- the nifH gene encoding nitrogenase iron protein → MAELRQIAFYGKGGIGKSTTSQNTLAAMCHYYGQKILIVGCDPKADSTRLILHEKAQSTIMQLASEAGTVEDLELEDVCKPGADEFHPDNEELTEGYIMCTESGGPEPGVGCAGRGVITAINFLEEEGAYDDELDFVSYDVLGDVVCGGFAMPIREGKAQEIYIVMSGEMMAMYAANNISKGILKYANTGGVRLAGLICNARMTDREYDLAKHLAQQIGTQMIHFVPRSNHVQRAELRRMTVVEFAPSSDQAMEYKELARKIIANDLKVIPTPLEMDDLENLLMEFGLEEEVEEDAIGQKEA, encoded by the coding sequence ATGGCTGAATTAAGACAAATCGCATTTTACGGTAAAGGTGGGATTGGTAAATCTACTACATCTCAAAATACATTGGCGGCAATGTGTCACTACTATGGACAAAAGATTTTAATTGTTGGTTGTGACCCAAAAGCGGATTCAACAAGACTTATATTACACGAAAAAGCTCAATCTACTATTATGCAACTGGCATCTGAAGCCGGTACGGTTGAAGATTTAGAGTTAGAAGATGTATGTAAACCGGGTGCTGATGAATTTCACCCTGATAATGAAGAATTAACTGAAGGTTACATTATGTGTACAGAGTCTGGTGGTCCAGAGCCAGGTGTTGGTTGTGCAGGTCGTGGTGTTATTACAGCTATTAACTTCTTAGAAGAAGAAGGTGCTTACGATGATGAGCTAGATTTCGTATCTTATGACGTTCTTGGGGATGTTGTTTGTGGTGGATTCGCTATGCCGATTCGTGAAGGTAAAGCACAAGAGATTTACATCGTTATGTCTGGTGAGATGATGGCTATGTATGCTGCTAACAACATTTCAAAAGGTATTTTAAAATATGCTAACACCGGTGGTGTTCGTCTTGCAGGTTTAATTTGTAATGCACGTATGACTGACCGTGAGTATGATCTTGCTAAACACTTAGCACAACAAATCGGTACTCAAATGATTCACTTCGTACCACGTTCTAACCACGTTCAACGTGCTGAGCTTAGACGTATGACTGTTGTTGAATTTGCTCCGTCTTCTGACCAAGCTATGGAGTATAAAGAGTTAGCTAGAAAAATCATTGCAAATGACTTAAAAGTTATCCCAACTCCACTAGAGATGGATGATCTTGAAAACTTACTAATGGAATTCGGTCTTGAAGAAGAAGTAGAAGAAGATGCAATCGGTCAAAAAGAGGCGTAA